A part of Dreissena polymorpha isolate Duluth1 chromosome 13, UMN_Dpol_1.0, whole genome shotgun sequence genomic DNA contains:
- the LOC127856213 gene encoding uncharacterized protein LOC127856213 isoform X3 produces MAELESKSSAFLLVTGPRSSASSDVCSDSVKISDDFLKSHVNPDRYHSFDDVRSAIRQQGVKTCNVIFAIDYTISNETSGSKTFGGKSLHDLSVVNPYQKVITAIGETIDPMRGENKTINAFGFGDNEVKDKRIFPLSQEPCSSFYDILCAYKTKTKDIKFGGPTSFVPVLEEAIRIVKETGKLPTVKSPKSTAVSRQSSKPLTMPSLLW; encoded by the exons ATGGCGGAACTGGAGTCGAAATCCTCCGCATTTTTATTAGTAACAGGTCCACGCAGCTCTGCA TCAAGCGACGTTTGCTCGGATTCAGTCAAAATCAGTGACGACTTTCTAAAGAGCCATGTTAATCCCGATCGTTATCATTCATTTGATGACGTGAGGTCAGCCATAAGGCAGCAAGGGGTGAAAACATGCAACGTTATTTTCG CAATTGACTATACCATCAGCAATGAGACAAGTGGCAGCAAAACATTTGGTGGAAAAAGTCTACATGACTTATCGGTTGTAAATCCATATCAAAAG GTGATAACTGCAATCGGTGAAACAATTGACCCAATGAGAGGAGAGAATAAAACCATTAATGCATTTGGCTTCGGAGACAATGAAGTCAAAGACAAACGTATATTTCCGCTTAGTCAG GAACCTTGTTCTTCATTTTACGACATTCTGTGTGcttataaaactaaaacaaaagaTATCAAGTTCGGTGGTCCCACAAGCTTCGTGCCCGTTTTAGAAGAGGCAATACGCATAGTAAAGGAAACGGGCAAG TTGCCGACGGTCAAGTCACCGAAGAGCACAGCAGTCTCAAGGCAATCATCGAAGCCTCTGACTATGCCCTCTCTATTGTGGTAA
- the LOC127856213 gene encoding uncharacterized protein LOC127856213 isoform X2, with amino-acid sequence MAELESKSSAFLLVTGPRSSASSDVCSDSVKISDDFLKSHVNPDRYHSFDDVRSAIRQQGVKTCNVIFAIDYTISNETSGSKTFGGKSLHDLSVVNPYQKVITAIGETIDPMRGENKTINAFGFGDNEVKDKRIFPLSQYHILIIVADGQVTEEHSSLKAIIEASDYALSIVVIGVGDGPWELMEEWDDLENFNNKVAEQGLSNRRFDNFQFVNYHKITNKAKNPDIALALAALMEIPDQYKFIKENILVNV; translated from the exons ATGGCGGAACTGGAGTCGAAATCCTCCGCATTTTTATTAGTAACAGGTCCACGCAGCTCTGCA TCAAGCGACGTTTGCTCGGATTCAGTCAAAATCAGTGACGACTTTCTAAAGAGCCATGTTAATCCCGATCGTTATCATTCATTTGATGACGTGAGGTCAGCCATAAGGCAGCAAGGGGTGAAAACATGCAACGTTATTTTCG CAATTGACTATACCATCAGCAATGAGACAAGTGGCAGCAAAACATTTGGTGGAAAAAGTCTACATGACTTATCGGTTGTAAATCCATATCAAAAG GTGATAACTGCAATCGGTGAAACAATTGACCCAATGAGAGGAGAGAATAAAACCATTAATGCATTTGGCTTCGGAGACAATGAAGTCAAAGACAAACGTATATTTCCGCTTAGTCAG TACCACATACTTATAATAGTTGCCGACGGTCAAGTCACCGAAGAGCACAGCAGTCTCAAGGCAATCATCGAAGCCTCTGACTATGCCCTCTCTATTGTGGTAATAGGCGTAGGAGACGGGCCATGGGAACTTATGGAAGAATGGGATGACTTGGAGAATTTCAACAACAAAGTAGCTGAACAAGGATTATCTAACAGGAGATTTGACAATTTTCAGTTTGTGAATTACCACAAAATCACAAACAAGGCGAAGAATCCCGATATTGCACTAGCACTCGCCGCGCTAATGGAAATTCCTGATCAGTATAAATTTATCAAGGAAAACATATTAGTTAATGTTTAA
- the LOC127856213 gene encoding uncharacterized protein LOC127856213 isoform X1, with product MAELESKSSAFLLVTGPRSSASSDVCSDSVKISDDFLKSHVNPDRYHSFDDVRSAIRQQGVKTCNVIFAIDYTISNETSGSKTFGGKSLHDLSVVNPYQKVITAIGETIDPMRGENKTINAFGFGDNEVKDKRIFPLSQEPCSSFYDILCAYKTKTKDIKFGGPTSFVPVLEEAIRIVKETGKYHILIIVADGQVTEEHSSLKAIIEASDYALSIVVIGVGDGPWELMEEWDDLENFNNKVAEQGLSNRRFDNFQFVNYHKITNKAKNPDIALALAALMEIPDQYKFIKENILVNV from the exons ATGGCGGAACTGGAGTCGAAATCCTCCGCATTTTTATTAGTAACAGGTCCACGCAGCTCTGCA TCAAGCGACGTTTGCTCGGATTCAGTCAAAATCAGTGACGACTTTCTAAAGAGCCATGTTAATCCCGATCGTTATCATTCATTTGATGACGTGAGGTCAGCCATAAGGCAGCAAGGGGTGAAAACATGCAACGTTATTTTCG CAATTGACTATACCATCAGCAATGAGACAAGTGGCAGCAAAACATTTGGTGGAAAAAGTCTACATGACTTATCGGTTGTAAATCCATATCAAAAG GTGATAACTGCAATCGGTGAAACAATTGACCCAATGAGAGGAGAGAATAAAACCATTAATGCATTTGGCTTCGGAGACAATGAAGTCAAAGACAAACGTATATTTCCGCTTAGTCAG GAACCTTGTTCTTCATTTTACGACATTCTGTGTGcttataaaactaaaacaaaagaTATCAAGTTCGGTGGTCCCACAAGCTTCGTGCCCGTTTTAGAAGAGGCAATACGCATAGTAAAGGAAACGGGCAAG TACCACATACTTATAATAGTTGCCGACGGTCAAGTCACCGAAGAGCACAGCAGTCTCAAGGCAATCATCGAAGCCTCTGACTATGCCCTCTCTATTGTGGTAATAGGCGTAGGAGACGGGCCATGGGAACTTATGGAAGAATGGGATGACTTGGAGAATTTCAACAACAAAGTAGCTGAACAAGGATTATCTAACAGGAGATTTGACAATTTTCAGTTTGTGAATTACCACAAAATCACAAACAAGGCGAAGAATCCCGATATTGCACTAGCACTCGCCGCGCTAATGGAAATTCCTGATCAGTATAAATTTATCAAGGAAAACATATTAGTTAATGTTTAA